The segment TGTTAGCCTTATTAACGAAGAGGCATGAATCTTCTCATACAATTCAGCATTTAACAGGGGTAGATGTAGTTTTAAAATCAAAAGAAAAATTATTATTGCAAATAGATGGAGAGACATGCACTGCAAATGAGGTAACGTTAACCTATCAGGAAAGAAGTATGTATCTTTAAGGAGGAAGTATGTATCAATTAGGATCATTTGTCGAAATGAAAAAGCCTCATGCCTGTGTCATCAAATCGACCGGCAAGAAGGCCAATAAATGGGAAGTTATCCGTCTAGGAGCGGATATCAAAATCCGTTGTAGCAACTGTGACCATGTCGTTATGATGAGCCGGCATGATTTTGAACGAAAAATGAAACAAGTTCTACCAAGTGAAGCCTAGTTGACAGTTTGCAACTGCTGGTTGCGATTTTTTCCTAAAAATTTCTAGTCAACTGTTCCTTTCTAAGCTATAATAGACTTAGAAAAAAGAGGAGGATATAATCATGAAGCAGTTAGCACAACAAATCAAGAATCTACGCACAACCAAGAACCTATCTCAAGATGAGTTGGCAGAGAAACTCTATATTTCCCGTCAGGCTGTTTCCAAGTGGGAAAATGGCGAAGCAACGCCAGATATTGACAAACTGGTCCAGCTAGCAGAAATCTTTGGTGTTAGTCTGGATTATCTGGTTTTAGGAAAAGAGCCTGAGAAGGAAATTGTGGTGGAACAACGAGGAAAAATGAATGTTTGGGAATACTTGAACGAAGAATCCAAACGACAGCTTACAAGAGGAGATTTTATCTTTCTCATTCTTTGTCTTGTAATGTTTATTCAGCATTATTTTTAATGAAGCTTGCCAAACAGCAAGCTTTTTCTCTACTTTTCTGCTATAATAGTCATGATTGAATTTTTAATTGGAGAGTAAAAAACATGGCTTTAACAGCAGGAATCGTCGGTTTGCCAAACGTTGGTAAATCAACCCTATTTAACGCAATTACCAAGGCAGGAGCAGAGGCTGCAAACTACCCTTTCGCGACCATTGATCCAAACGTCGGCATGGTAGAAGTGCCCGATGAGCGTTTGCAGAAGTTGACAGAACTCATCACCCCTAAAAAGACAGTCCCAACGACTTTTGAATTTACCGATATTGCCGGTATCGTAAAAGGTGCCTCTAAAGGTGAGGGACTTGGAAACAAATTCTTGGCCAATATCCGTGAGGTTGATGCCATTGTCCACGTGGTGCGTGCCTTTGACGATGAAAATGTCATGCGTGAACAAGGCCGTGAAGACGCCTTTGTGGATCCAATCGCAGATATTGATACTATTAACCTAGAATTGATTTTGGCGGATCTAGAGAGTATCAACAAGCGTTATGCGCGTGTAGAAAAAATGGCCCGTACGCAAAAAGACAAGGATTCTGTGGCAGAATTTGCAGTTCTTGAAAAAATCAAGCCTGTCTTGGAAGATGGAAAATCTGCTCGTACAGTTGACTTCACCGATGAAGAACAAAAAATCGTTAAGCAACTCTTCCTCTTGACCACCAAGCCAGTCCTCTATGTTGCCAACGTCGATGAAGACAAGGTAGCAGATCCTGAGTCTATCAGTTATGTTCAGCAAATCCGTGACTTTGCGGCAACAGAAAATGCAGAAGTTGTAGTAATTTCTGCGCGTGCAGAAGAAGAAATTTCAGAACTAGACGATGAAGACAAGGGTGAGTTTTTGGAAGCTCTTGGCTTGACAGAATCTGGCGTTGATAAATTGACCCGTGCAGCCTATCACTTGCTTGGTCTAGGCACCTACTTTACAGCAGGAGAGAAGGAGGTTCGTGCTTGGACCTTCAAGCGTGGCATGAAAGCCCCTCAATGTGCTGGGATCATCCACTCAGACTTCGAGAAAGGCTTTATCCGTGCCGTAACCATGTCCTATGATGATTTGATTCAATACGGCTCTGAGAAGGCTGTTAAAGAAGCAGGACGCCTTCGTGAAGAAGGAAAAGAGTATGTGGTTCAAGATGGGGACATCATGGAGTTCCGCTTTAACGTTTGATGGCTAAACTGTCCTTATTCTTCGTTGTTTTACCTTGCCATACCATCAGTATTGTCTGCGGTTTCAACGCCTAGACTAAGAACAGTTTATCGCATCAAAGAGGATGATTACTTGGTTGGAAAGCATTTTCCAGCCTTTTGGTATTTAAGGAGAAAAAATGACACGATTGATCATCGGTCTGGGAAATCCCGGAGACCGTTATTTTGAAACAAAACACAACGTTGGCTTTATGTTGATGGATAAGATTGCCAAGCGTGAAAATGTAATTTTTAGTCACGATAAAATTTTTCAGGCGGATATTGCAACCACCTTTATTGACGGTGAAAAAGTCTTCCTAGTTAAACCAACCACCTTTATGAATGAGTCAGGTAAGGCTGTTCATGCCCTGATGACCTACTATGGTTTGGATGAGACAGATATTCTGGTAGCTTACGACGACTTGGACATGGCTGTTGGGAAGATCCGTTTCCGTCAAAAAGGATCCGCAGGTGGCCACAATGGGATTAAATCCATTGTCAAGCATATTGGAACACAAGAATTTGATCGTATTAAGATAGGTATTGGTCGTCCAAAAGGAAAGATGAGCGTTGTCAACCATGTCTTGTCTGGCTTTGATATAGAAGACCGTATTGAAATCGACTTAGCACTAGATAAACTTGACAAGGCTGTCAACTTTTATCTGGAAGAGGACGATTTTGATACAATTATGA is part of the Streptococcus suis genome and harbors:
- a CDS encoding helix-turn-helix domain-containing protein, with translation MKQLAQQIKNLRTTKNLSQDELAEKLYISRQAVSKWENGEATPDIDKLVQLAEIFGVSLDYLVLGKEPEKEIVVEQRGKMNVWEYLNEESKRQLTRGDFIFLILCLVMFIQHYF
- the pth gene encoding aminoacyl-tRNA hydrolase — translated: MTRLIIGLGNPGDRYFETKHNVGFMLMDKIAKRENVIFSHDKIFQADIATTFIDGEKVFLVKPTTFMNESGKAVHALMTYYGLDETDILVAYDDLDMAVGKIRFRQKGSAGGHNGIKSIVKHIGTQEFDRIKIGIGRPKGKMSVVNHVLSGFDIEDRIEIDLALDKLDKAVNFYLEEDDFDTIMRKFNG
- a CDS encoding DUF951 domain-containing protein, with protein sequence MYQLGSFVEMKKPHACVIKSTGKKANKWEVIRLGADIKIRCSNCDHVVMMSRHDFERKMKQVLPSEA
- the ychF gene encoding redox-regulated ATPase YchF, giving the protein MALTAGIVGLPNVGKSTLFNAITKAGAEAANYPFATIDPNVGMVEVPDERLQKLTELITPKKTVPTTFEFTDIAGIVKGASKGEGLGNKFLANIREVDAIVHVVRAFDDENVMREQGREDAFVDPIADIDTINLELILADLESINKRYARVEKMARTQKDKDSVAEFAVLEKIKPVLEDGKSARTVDFTDEEQKIVKQLFLLTTKPVLYVANVDEDKVADPESISYVQQIRDFAATENAEVVVISARAEEEISELDDEDKGEFLEALGLTESGVDKLTRAAYHLLGLGTYFTAGEKEVRAWTFKRGMKAPQCAGIIHSDFEKGFIRAVTMSYDDLIQYGSEKAVKEAGRLREEGKEYVVQDGDIMEFRFNV